A window of the Streptomyces albireticuli genome harbors these coding sequences:
- a CDS encoding polysaccharide deacetylase family protein: MARLTARRRHLTMAAVSVLVLAATIPGCVAMATEDSGKPEQTQGKSPSGSGTAGSTGTDGKPVASATPSPPERVSAELTRGSESLGKAVNLTIDDGPEPGWTVKVLDVLRKNGATATFCIVGSRAKEYPALVKKVVAAGHRLCDHSVDHNVAMDKRSEDYQRQQVLDARKMIEDAAGGGARVLYYRAPGGAFTPYSREVAASHGMRPLGWNVDTHDWKNPGTDRIVATVKRDLREGPTILFHDGGGNRGQTVAALEQLLPWLKEQGYAFGYPRIR; encoded by the coding sequence ATGGCACGACTGACCGCTCGGAGGCGTCACCTCACGATGGCGGCGGTATCGGTCCTGGTGCTCGCCGCGACGATACCGGGCTGCGTGGCCATGGCCACGGAGGACTCGGGAAAACCTGAACAGACCCAAGGGAAGAGCCCGTCCGGCAGCGGGACGGCCGGGAGCACCGGGACGGACGGGAAGCCCGTGGCGTCCGCCACGCCGTCACCGCCGGAGCGGGTCTCCGCCGAGCTCACGCGCGGCAGCGAGAGCCTGGGGAAGGCGGTCAACCTCACCATCGACGACGGTCCCGAGCCGGGCTGGACGGTGAAGGTGCTCGACGTGCTGCGGAAGAACGGCGCCACGGCCACCTTCTGCATCGTCGGCTCCCGGGCGAAGGAGTACCCCGCCCTCGTCAAGAAGGTCGTGGCGGCCGGACACCGCCTCTGCGACCACTCCGTCGACCACAACGTGGCCATGGACAAGCGCTCCGAGGACTACCAGCGGCAGCAGGTCCTCGACGCCCGGAAGATGATCGAGGACGCCGCGGGCGGCGGCGCCAGGGTCCTCTACTACCGCGCCCCCGGCGGCGCCTTCACCCCGTACAGCCGGGAGGTCGCCGCCTCCCACGGCATGCGGCCCCTCGGCTGGAACGTCGACACCCACGACTGGAAGAACCCCGGTACCGACAGGATCGTCGCCACCGTGAAGCGCGATCTGCGCGAGGGCCCCACGATCCTCTTCCACGACGGCGGCGGGAACCGCGGCCAGACCGTGGCGGCCCTCGAACAGCTGCTGCCCTGGCTCAAGGAACAGGGCTACGCCTTCGGCTACCCGAGGATCCGGTAG
- a CDS encoding ferritin-like domain-containing protein → MTTRGFHTHEPAGRLWEVPASGAARFSWDYQDGRERLLSLYQKGKDKQWDATTRIDWDLPVDPYDPVGIPDENLPVHNTPYWDRMTRKDRDELRRLFASWQVSQFLHGEQGAMVCAARIVESVPDLDAKFYSATQTMDEARHAEIFSRFLHEKVGLVYPIDDNLQALLGDTLRDSRWDMPYLGMQVLIEGLALAAFGLLRDSTDKPLIRQILAYVMQDEARHVAFGRMALRDHYAQLTEKELREREEFVIEGCYLMRDRLRGEVVLTDFGLPAADAAELSERSDYLRMFRKLLFSRIVPCVKDIGLWGERLQRAYVDMGVLEMGDSSLDLLMAQDEELAERLDAQRFEAEEEARRKEVAAVIAAGAETPEPEVAEVSEGRE, encoded by the coding sequence ATGACGACGCGAGGGTTCCACACACACGAGCCGGCCGGACGCCTGTGGGAGGTGCCCGCCTCCGGGGCCGCCCGCTTCAGCTGGGACTACCAGGACGGCCGCGAACGGCTGCTGTCCCTGTACCAGAAGGGCAAGGACAAGCAGTGGGACGCCACCACCCGCATCGACTGGGACCTGCCGGTGGACCCGTACGACCCGGTGGGCATCCCCGACGAGAACCTGCCGGTCCACAACACGCCCTACTGGGACCGGATGACCAGGAAGGACCGGGACGAGCTGCGGCGGCTCTTCGCCTCCTGGCAGGTCAGCCAGTTCCTCCACGGTGAGCAGGGCGCGATGGTCTGCGCGGCCCGCATCGTGGAGTCCGTGCCGGACCTGGACGCGAAGTTCTACTCCGCCACCCAGACCATGGACGAGGCCCGCCACGCCGAGATCTTCAGCCGCTTCCTGCACGAGAAGGTCGGCCTGGTCTATCCGATCGACGACAACCTCCAGGCCCTGCTGGGCGACACCCTGCGCGACTCCCGGTGGGACATGCCCTACCTCGGCATGCAGGTCCTGATCGAGGGGCTCGCCCTCGCCGCCTTCGGCCTGCTCCGCGACAGCACCGACAAGCCGCTGATCCGGCAGATCCTGGCCTACGTCATGCAGGACGAGGCCCGCCACGTCGCCTTCGGCCGGATGGCGCTGCGCGACCACTACGCGCAGCTCACGGAGAAGGAGCTGCGCGAGCGGGAGGAATTCGTGATCGAGGGCTGCTACTTGATGCGCGACCGGCTGCGCGGAGAGGTGGTCCTCACGGACTTCGGGCTGCCCGCCGCCGACGCCGCCGAACTGAGCGAGCGCTCGGACTACCTGCGGATGTTCCGGAAGTTGCTCTTCAGCCGCATCGTGCCCTGTGTGAAGGACATCGGCCTGTGGGGCGAACGGCTCCAGCGCGCCTACGTCGACATGGGCGTCCTGGAGATGGGCGACTCCAGCCTGGACCTGCTCATGGCCCAGGACGAGGAGCTGGCCGAGCGGCTCGACGCGCAGCGCTTCGAGGCGGAGGAGGAGGCGCGCCGCAAGGAGGTGGCGGCCGTGATCGCGGCGGGCGCGGAGACCCCGGAACCGGAGGTGGCAGAGGTTTCCGAGGGGCGGGAATGA
- a CDS encoding AurF N-oxygenase family protein: MTAVTPQTASQAASPQPLRDALGLLKDREKVAERLLESSARHSFDPDTELDWDAPLVAGKWFWPPELLSLYGTPLWRRMSEEQRMELSRHEAAALASLGIWFEVILMQLLVRHLYDKPLTSAHVRYALTEIADECRHSKMFARMVEKAGAPEYPVSRLHHGLARVLKTVSTTPGSFACTLLGEEILDHMQRLTFPDERVQPLVRGVTRIHVVEEARHVRYAREELRRQMVRCPRWEAGLTRLSAGEAARVFSLAFVNPAVYTNVGLDPHEAVAQVRASGHRREVMQAGAKRLTDFLDDIGLMRGTGRRLWRSSGLLA; encoded by the coding sequence ATGACCGCCGTGACTCCCCAGACCGCGTCCCAGGCCGCGTCCCCGCAGCCGCTCCGGGACGCGCTCGGCCTGCTCAAGGACCGTGAGAAGGTCGCCGAGCGGCTGCTCGAGTCCTCCGCCCGGCACTCCTTCGACCCGGACACCGAACTGGACTGGGACGCGCCGCTCGTGGCGGGCAAGTGGTTCTGGCCACCGGAGCTGCTCTCCCTCTACGGCACCCCGCTGTGGCGGAGGATGTCCGAGGAGCAGCGCATGGAGCTGTCCCGGCACGAGGCCGCGGCGCTCGCCTCCCTCGGCATCTGGTTCGAGGTGATCCTGATGCAGCTGCTGGTGCGCCATCTCTACGACAAGCCGCTGACCAGCGCGCACGTCCGGTACGCGCTCACCGAGATCGCCGACGAGTGCCGGCATTCGAAGATGTTCGCCCGCATGGTCGAGAAGGCCGGCGCCCCGGAGTACCCGGTGTCCCGGCTGCACCACGGCCTCGCCCGCGTCCTCAAGACGGTGTCCACCACCCCCGGTTCGTTCGCCTGCACCCTCCTCGGCGAGGAGATACTCGACCACATGCAGCGGCTGACCTTCCCCGACGAGCGCGTCCAGCCGCTCGTCCGGGGCGTCACCCGCATCCACGTGGTCGAGGAGGCGCGCCATGTGCGGTACGCGCGGGAGGAGTTGCGCCGCCAGATGGTGCGCTGCCCGCGCTGGGAGGCCGGGCTGACCCGGCTGAGCGCCGGTGAGGCCGCCCGCGTCTTCTCCCTCGCCTTCGTCAACCCCGCCGTCTACACGAACGTGGGCCTCGATCCCCACGAGGCCGTGGCCCAGGTGCGGGCGAGCGGGCACCGGCGCGAGGTGATGCAGGCGGGCGCGAAGCGGCTCACGGACTTCCTGGACGACATCGGGCTGATGCGCGGGACGGGCCGGCGGCTGTGGCGCAGCTCGGGGCTGCTCGCCTGA
- a CDS encoding C40 family peptidase has product MSGRFVRSVCTAALMAGAASLALQAPPASAAPADPPDQSVSALLARLQALYRKAEAATEIYNATEEKLKEQRAETTRLGTDLTRARSALTDSRDDAGRIAREQYRAVGGAFSPFLGFLLSPDPRHAFDRSHQITRAASNRAATVHRLTHDERRAEELAVRARKALDAQQKLAARQKKQRDTINRGLAEVEKLLASLSAEQLADLRGLERRTIGKAQRTLLSSGRLSGARAPSRAGGRALAYAYAQLGKPYVWGSEGPDSFDCSGLTSQAWAHAGDVIPRTSQEQWRTLPRVSLDHLRPGDLVIYFEDATHVALYIGDGLVIQAPRPGTAVKISPIASNPLLGAVRPDAGEAPLRDYVPPVPRPSGASALPAAVAAALDSATTPAT; this is encoded by the coding sequence GTGTCAGGACGGTTCGTGCGCTCTGTGTGCACCGCGGCGCTGATGGCCGGCGCCGCGTCGCTCGCGTTGCAGGCGCCCCCGGCGTCCGCGGCGCCGGCCGACCCGCCCGACCAGTCCGTAAGCGCCCTGCTCGCCCGGCTCCAGGCCCTCTACCGCAAGGCGGAGGCGGCCACGGAGATCTACAACGCCACCGAGGAGAAGCTCAAGGAGCAGCGCGCGGAGACCACCCGGCTGGGCACCGACCTCACCCGCGCCCGGAGCGCCCTCACCGACAGCCGGGACGACGCCGGCCGCATCGCCCGGGAGCAGTACCGCGCCGTCGGCGGCGCCTTCTCCCCCTTCCTCGGCTTCCTGCTCAGCCCCGACCCCCGGCACGCCTTCGACCGCAGCCACCAGATCACCCGCGCCGCGAGCAACCGCGCCGCGACGGTGCACCGGCTCACCCACGACGAGAGACGGGCGGAGGAGCTCGCGGTCAGGGCCCGCAAGGCCCTCGACGCACAGCAGAAGCTGGCCGCCCGGCAGAAGAAGCAGCGCGACACCATAAACCGCGGTCTGGCCGAGGTGGAGAAGCTGCTGGCCTCCCTCTCCGCCGAACAGCTCGCCGACCTCCGCGGCCTGGAGCGGCGCACCATAGGGAAGGCCCAGCGCACCCTCCTCTCCTCCGGCCGGCTGAGCGGCGCGCGGGCGCCGTCCCGGGCCGGCGGCAGGGCCCTGGCGTACGCGTACGCGCAGCTCGGCAAGCCCTATGTGTGGGGCTCCGAGGGCCCCGACTCCTTCGACTGCTCCGGCCTCACCTCGCAGGCCTGGGCACACGCGGGCGACGTCATCCCCCGGACGAGCCAGGAGCAGTGGCGGACGCTGCCGAGGGTCTCGCTCGACCACCTGCGCCCCGGCGATCTGGTGATCTACTTCGAGGACGCCACGCATGTCGCGCTGTACATCGGCGACGGCCTCGTCATACAGGCCCCGCGGCCGGGCACGGCCGTGAAGATCTCGCCGATCGCCTCGAACCCGCTGCTGGGGGCCGTCCGCCCGGACGCGGGAGAGGCCCCGCTGCGCGACTACGTACCGCCGGTGCCGCGGCCGTCCGGGGCCTCGGCGCTGCCCGCGGCGGTGGCGGCGGCCCTGGACTCCGCCACCACCCCGGCGACATAG
- a CDS encoding styrene monooxygenase/indole monooxygenase family protein: MRSILIVGAGQSGLQLALALQARGYDITLMSDRTPEETRSGRVPSTQCLFPTALRHERELGLDFWADRAPRIEGLGVSVAGPADLPGGGHRRVLDWVGRFDGCAQSVDPRLKTADWLDTFADRGGRLVIHGATVSDLDFLVRRYDLVLVAAGKGELAELFGRDAGRSPHTVPQRALALACVHGLGPRPEHPGFEAVRRNLVPGVGELLVVPTLTLSGRADVLFWSGVPGGPLDVFQDLPSPGEHLARTLELLERFTPWEYARATAVELTDGGATLAGRYVPTVRHPVGRLPSGGLVLGVADAVVADDPVAGQGANAAAKCAASYLESITERGALPFDEEWMTGAFARHWERARHATRCTNAMLAPPAAHVMELLGAAAGLPPVADRIARGFDDPADFEDYLYDPERTAAYVAGVVAESRAAATAAGSAEAPDGRGTGGT; encoded by the coding sequence GTGCGGAGCATCCTCATCGTCGGAGCCGGCCAGTCCGGACTCCAGCTGGCACTCGCGCTCCAGGCCCGGGGCTACGACATCACCCTGATGTCGGACCGCACGCCCGAGGAGACGCGCTCCGGCCGGGTGCCGTCCACCCAGTGCCTCTTCCCCACGGCGCTGCGCCATGAGCGCGAGCTGGGCCTGGACTTCTGGGCCGACCGCGCCCCGCGCATCGAGGGCCTGGGCGTCTCCGTGGCCGGCCCCGCCGACCTCCCGGGCGGCGGGCACCGCCGGGTGCTCGACTGGGTGGGCCGGTTCGACGGCTGCGCCCAGTCCGTCGACCCGCGGCTGAAGACGGCCGACTGGCTGGACACCTTCGCCGACCGCGGCGGCCGGCTCGTCATCCACGGCGCCACCGTCTCCGACCTGGACTTCCTGGTGCGCCGCTACGACCTCGTGCTCGTCGCCGCGGGCAAGGGCGAGCTCGCGGAGCTGTTCGGCCGGGACGCCGGCCGCTCCCCGCACACCGTCCCGCAGCGGGCGCTCGCCCTCGCCTGTGTGCACGGGCTCGGCCCGCGCCCCGAGCACCCGGGGTTCGAGGCGGTCCGCCGCAATCTGGTGCCCGGTGTCGGCGAGCTCCTCGTCGTCCCCACGCTCACCCTCTCCGGCCGGGCCGACGTCCTGTTCTGGTCGGGGGTGCCCGGCGGCCCGCTCGATGTCTTCCAGGACCTCCCGAGCCCCGGCGAGCACCTGGCCCGGACCCTGGAGCTGCTGGAGCGCTTCACCCCGTGGGAGTACGCGCGGGCCACCGCCGTCGAGCTGACGGACGGGGGCGCCACGCTGGCCGGCCGCTACGTCCCCACCGTCCGCCACCCCGTCGGGCGGCTGCCGTCGGGCGGGCTGGTCCTCGGCGTGGCCGACGCCGTCGTCGCCGACGACCCCGTGGCGGGCCAGGGCGCCAACGCGGCGGCCAAATGCGCGGCCTCCTACCTGGAGTCGATCACCGAGCGTGGCGCCCTGCCCTTCGACGAGGAGTGGATGACCGGCGCCTTCGCCCGCCACTGGGAGCGGGCCCGGCACGCCACCCGGTGCACCAACGCCATGCTCGCGCCGCCGGCCGCGCACGTCATGGAGCTGCTGGGGGCGGCGGCCGGGCTGCCGCCCGTCGCGGACCGCATCGCGCGCGGCTTCGACGACCCGGCCGACTTCGAGGACTACCTCTACGACCCCGAGCGGACGGCGGCCTATGTCGCCGGGGTGGTGGCGGAGTCCAGGGCCGCCGCCACCGCCGCGGGCAGCGCCGAGGCCCCGGACGGCCGCGGCACCGGCGGTACGTAG
- a CDS encoding GTP-binding protein has protein sequence MERGWQTDRTRAPHATKIVVAGGFGVGKTTFVGSVSEITPLRTEAAMTAAAETLDDLTATPRKTTTTVAMDFGRITLDADLVLYLFGTPGQKRFWFMWDDLVRGAIGAVVMADTRRLAECFPALDYFETSGLPYIVALNHFEGSARHEPEAVREALALPRQVPLVTMDARQRIAVVDTLLILVGRALDATPG, from the coding sequence GTGGAGCGCGGCTGGCAGACCGACCGCACCCGCGCCCCCCACGCCACCAAGATCGTCGTGGCGGGCGGCTTCGGCGTCGGCAAGACGACCTTCGTCGGCTCCGTCTCCGAGATCACCCCGCTGCGCACCGAGGCCGCGATGACGGCCGCCGCCGAGACCCTCGACGACCTCACCGCCACGCCCCGGAAGACCACCACCACGGTCGCCATGGACTTCGGCCGGATCACCCTCGACGCCGACCTGGTGCTGTACCTCTTCGGCACGCCGGGCCAGAAACGATTCTGGTTCATGTGGGACGACCTGGTCCGGGGCGCGATCGGCGCGGTCGTGATGGCCGACACCCGGCGGCTGGCCGAGTGCTTCCCCGCGCTCGACTACTTCGAGACCTCCGGGCTGCCCTACATCGTCGCGCTCAACCACTTCGAGGGCTCGGCCCGCCACGAGCCCGAGGCGGTGCGCGAGGCCCTCGCCCTCCCGCGCCAGGTGCCCCTCGTGACCATGGACGCCCGGCAGCGGATCGCCGTCGTCGACACCCTGCTGATCCTCGTCGGCAGGGCACTCGACGCCACACCCGGATGA
- a CDS encoding DUF742 domain-containing protein, whose translation MSRAAALRRSPARVRPYSLAGSPPHRCRPLLVETFVAASDDPDAPADYRAGAPSGPPGGGPCPRGVPEARAVVELCRRLRTVAEIAALLRMPLGVVRVLLLELADEGRIRVFDSDHGTGRPDRALLERVRGGLHRL comes from the coding sequence ATGAGCCGGGCCGCCGCGCTCCGCCGCAGCCCGGCCCGGGTCCGCCCGTACTCGCTCGCCGGGAGCCCGCCGCACCGGTGCCGGCCGCTGCTCGTCGAGACCTTCGTCGCGGCCAGCGACGACCCCGACGCCCCGGCCGACTACCGGGCCGGTGCCCCGTCCGGGCCGCCCGGCGGCGGCCCCTGCCCGCGCGGGGTGCCCGAGGCGCGCGCCGTGGTGGAGCTGTGCCGCCGGCTCCGTACGGTCGCGGAGATCGCCGCGCTGCTGAGGATGCCGCTGGGCGTGGTGCGGGTGCTGCTCCTCGAACTGGCCGACGAGGGCAGGATCCGCGTCTTCGACAGCGACCACGGCACCGGCCGGCCCGACCGGGCACTGCTGGAAAGGGTGCGGGGTGGACTTCACCGACTCTGA
- a CDS encoding roadblock/LC7 domain-containing protein, with protein MTAISRGATPVTPVGPVAFGLSHEARNLRWLLAGLVEEVPGVRSVAVVSSDGLLLLSSDPDRPAYPGTGRPEGPRGSTGDLATIVAGLGSLTTGAACLMDGGAVKQTMVAMDEGSLFVMTISDGSLLGVHTSPDCDMSAVAYHMALFVGRAGHVLTPALRRELRQSVEAVE; from the coding sequence TTGACCGCAATTTCCCGGGGGGCGACCCCCGTCACCCCAGTCGGCCCCGTCGCCTTCGGGCTGAGCCACGAGGCCCGTAATCTGCGCTGGCTGCTGGCCGGCCTGGTGGAGGAGGTGCCCGGCGTCCGCTCGGTCGCCGTGGTCTCCTCCGACGGCCTGCTGCTGCTCTCCTCCGACCCGGACCGGCCGGCCTACCCCGGCACCGGCCGGCCGGAGGGGCCGCGCGGCTCCACCGGCGACCTCGCCACGATCGTCGCCGGCCTGGGCAGCCTCACCACGGGCGCCGCCTGCCTGATGGACGGCGGCGCCGTCAAACAGACCATGGTCGCGATGGACGAGGGCAGCCTCTTCGTCATGACCATCAGCGACGGCTCCCTGCTGGGCGTGCACACCTCGCCCGACTGCGACATGAGCGCCGTGGCGTACCACATGGCGCTCTTCGTGGGCCGGGCCGGCCACGTCCTCACCCCCGCCCTGCGCAGGGAGCTGCGCCAGTCGGTGGAGGCGGTCGAATGA
- a CDS encoding nitrate- and nitrite sensing domain-containing protein: MRKKRLRGGEREQRSTAVRERTARVRNRLTASVAVTALAVLGGSALGVVDAARELGQARKLVTRAEDTGPALALAHSLADERDAMTQFVAAGRADAATAGVSEDQRALVDRQIEEYLPAAPASVRRLLDGLSATREQALSGGDALTVHTAYTTTVQALHRAGDAAGTGGPAALLPLGRAVEEASATRALLLAALTAKPAQPGRPAFAAAARRTAQREQDAVADFRRLAGTGARDTYDRTVGGAEVTVAEGHLTRLLRDSAPEGPADPVRTALTVRLDRMRGVESVLAAGELGRLQRLRGDALTDLELRAAAAALCLLVALVAGVRAGRSVTRPLDVLRLGARRVCADPAAERPIAFKGRDDEFAETVRSVNVLRETAHRMQERIAVLEGERTRLVASRRTLAEEREALRAQHQELTDRLSEQLAEQPADPARERAHGLHVGLSLRTLRLVERQLAVIEGMEAHETDPERLETLFTLDHLATRMRRNSENVLALAGAETGTGRTAPVPLLDVLRAAAGEIERYQRVRIQSLPPHARLAGFASEDISHLMAELLENATEFSPSEAHVQLSGWLLETGEVVLSVQDEGIGITPGRLAELNALLADPDPEPPAPAPGGRAGHPEPRGERGDGEQGQGLGLHVVARLAGRHGVHVQLREQMTGGTAAVVVLPLPVLAESSPTVTGLADVPPVPGAAAAPRVHLPGTLAEAGSHTLPGRPQRAVTGQGTGPGAAAGHVTPVPLPAPVHPADPPALPPGSPIRVTGLSVAPAVATGRHARLPAPADPAVGNGLPKRTPKAVPQQPAPPPARGSVDAEALRRKLSGFQRGATAGRRDAEAEWAGRTTDRNAAGSPAEGGTVEEARG; encoded by the coding sequence GTGCGGAAGAAGCGGCTTCGGGGCGGCGAGCGTGAGCAGCGGTCCACGGCGGTGCGGGAGCGCACCGCCCGGGTGCGTAACCGGCTGACCGCCTCCGTCGCGGTCACCGCCCTCGCCGTCCTCGGCGGCAGCGCCCTCGGCGTCGTCGACGCCGCCCGTGAACTCGGCCAGGCCCGGAAGCTCGTCACCCGGGCCGAGGACACCGGCCCCGCCCTCGCCCTCGCGCACTCCCTCGCGGACGAACGCGACGCCATGACCCAGTTCGTGGCGGCCGGCCGCGCCGACGCCGCGACGGCCGGCGTCTCCGAGGACCAACGCGCCCTTGTGGACCGGCAGATCGAGGAGTACCTCCCGGCCGCGCCCGCCTCGGTCCGCAGGCTCCTCGACGGTCTCTCCGCCACCCGCGAGCAGGCGCTCTCCGGCGGCGACGCCCTCACCGTCCACACCGCCTACACCACCACCGTGCAGGCCCTGCACCGCGCCGGTGACGCGGCCGGCACCGGCGGGCCCGCCGCCCTGCTGCCGCTGGGCCGCGCCGTCGAGGAGGCCTCGGCCACCCGCGCCCTGCTCCTCGCCGCCCTCACGGCGAAGCCCGCGCAGCCGGGCCGCCCCGCCTTCGCCGCGGCCGCCCGGCGCACCGCCCAGCGCGAGCAGGACGCCGTCGCCGACTTCCGCCGGCTCGCCGGGACGGGCGCGCGCGACACCTACGACCGGACCGTCGGCGGCGCCGAGGTCACCGTCGCCGAGGGCCATCTCACCCGTCTCCTGCGGGACTCCGCACCGGAAGGCCCCGCCGACCCCGTCCGTACCGCCCTCACCGTCCGCCTCGACCGGATGCGCGGCGTCGAGTCCGTCCTCGCCGCCGGAGAACTCGGGCGCCTCCAGCGGCTGCGCGGCGACGCCCTCACCGACCTGGAGCTGCGCGCCGCCGCCGCGGCCCTCTGCCTCCTCGTCGCCCTCGTCGCGGGCGTCCGCGCCGGCCGCTCCGTCACCCGGCCGCTCGACGTCCTGCGCCTCGGCGCCCGCCGCGTCTGCGCCGACCCCGCCGCCGAGCGGCCCATCGCCTTCAAGGGCCGCGACGACGAATTCGCCGAGACCGTGCGCTCGGTGAACGTCCTGCGCGAGACCGCCCACCGGATGCAGGAACGCATCGCCGTCCTGGAAGGCGAGCGCACCCGGCTCGTCGCCTCCCGCCGGACGCTCGCCGAGGAGCGCGAGGCCCTGCGCGCCCAGCACCAGGAGCTCACCGACCGGCTCTCCGAGCAGCTCGCCGAACAGCCCGCGGACCCCGCCCGGGAGCGCGCGCACGGCCTGCACGTCGGCCTGTCGCTGCGCACCCTCCGGCTGGTGGAGCGGCAGCTCGCCGTCATCGAGGGCATGGAGGCCCACGAGACCGACCCCGAGCGCCTGGAGACCCTCTTCACGCTCGACCACCTCGCCACCCGCATGCGCCGCAACAGCGAGAACGTCCTCGCCCTCGCCGGCGCCGAGACCGGCACCGGCCGCACCGCGCCCGTGCCCCTGCTCGACGTGCTGCGGGCCGCCGCCGGTGAGATCGAGCGGTACCAGCGGGTGCGGATCCAGTCCCTGCCGCCGCACGCCCGCCTCGCCGGCTTCGCCTCCGAGGACATCAGCCACCTCATGGCCGAACTCCTGGAGAACGCCACGGAGTTCTCCCCCTCCGAGGCCCATGTGCAGCTCTCCGGCTGGCTCCTGGAGACCGGCGAGGTCGTGCTCTCCGTCCAGGACGAGGGCATCGGCATCACCCCCGGCCGGCTCGCCGAGCTCAACGCCCTGCTCGCCGACCCGGACCCGGAGCCCCCGGCCCCCGCCCCGGGCGGCCGCGCGGGCCACCCGGAGCCGCGCGGCGAGCGGGGCGACGGCGAACAGGGCCAGGGCCTCGGGCTGCACGTCGTCGCCCGGCTCGCGGGCCGGCACGGCGTCCACGTCCAGCTGCGGGAGCAGATGACCGGCGGCACGGCGGCGGTCGTCGTCCTGCCGCTGCCGGTCCTGGCCGAGAGCTCGCCGACCGTCACCGGGCTCGCCGACGTCCCGCCCGTGCCGGGCGCCGCGGCGGCCCCGAGGGTCCACCTCCCCGGCACCCTCGCCGAGGCCGGCTCCCACACCCTGCCCGGCCGCCCGCAGCGGGCCGTCACCGGCCAGGGCACCGGACCGGGAGCCGCAGCCGGGCACGTCACGCCCGTACCGCTGCCCGCGCCCGTACACCCCGCCGACCCGCCGGCCCTGCCCCCGGGCAGCCCGATACGGGTCACGGGCCTGTCCGTCGCACCGGCCGTCGCCACCGGCCGGCACGCCCGTCTGCCGGCCCCCGCCGACCCCGCCGTCGGCAACGGCCTGCCCAAGCGCACGCCCAAGGCCGTCCCGCAGCAGCCCGCACCGCCGCCGGCGCGCGGCAGCGTCGACGCGGAGGCACTGCGGCGCAAGCTGTCCGGCTTCCAGCGGGGCGCGACCGCCGGCCGGCGGGACGCCGAGGCGGAGTGGGCCGGGCGCACCACCGATCGGAACGCAGCGGGGTCGCCCGCCGAGGGCGGCACTGTCGAGGAGGCACGCGGTTGA
- a CDS encoding MarR family winged helix-turn-helix transcriptional regulator, translating to MDQAYLSLERELAVFLRRARASSGEMARAVHPELEPAAYGLLVRLEDAGQQRATDLAGYFGVGKATMSRQLRALCDLGLVTREPDPADGRASLVRITEEGRARFTRVRDARRAQYVRKLADWDRGEVAELARLLRQLNTSAES from the coding sequence ATGGACCAGGCGTACCTCTCCCTGGAACGGGAGCTGGCCGTCTTCCTGCGCCGCGCCCGTGCCTCCTCCGGCGAGATGGCCCGCGCCGTCCACCCCGAGCTGGAGCCCGCGGCCTACGGCCTGCTGGTCCGCCTGGAGGACGCCGGGCAGCAGCGCGCCACCGACCTCGCCGGCTACTTCGGCGTCGGCAAGGCCACGATGAGCCGCCAGCTGCGCGCCCTGTGCGACCTCGGCCTCGTCACCCGCGAACCCGACCCGGCCGACGGCCGCGCCTCCCTGGTGCGGATCACCGAGGAGGGCCGCGCCCGCTTCACCCGCGTCCGCGACGCCCGCCGGGCGCAGTACGTGCGCAAGCTCGCCGACTGGGACCGCGGCGAGGTCGCCGAACTCGCCCGCCTCCTGCGCCAGCTGAACACCAGCGCCGAGAGCTAG